The following proteins are co-located in the Xiphophorus hellerii strain 12219 chromosome 2, Xiphophorus_hellerii-4.1, whole genome shotgun sequence genome:
- the ska1 gene encoding SKA complex subunit 1, protein MADLEEICQHFQNKLSSLQCMLDLSAADLPQQKIKKLGQEVLGLGRILEEFEKCVNQQKEQLKQLKELEKLFQNDLESVQHMKDNFPAHIPKRKSPVKDNKPADDQQAQAEKTKKISRNLVKELDYITIQEYESIPHYMKGRVSYEQLNAVVEGINTSVAAKYRILCQPLKALNNHSRKLQQLFKDQETKDTKGQFFVVEEDMREFTQMKVDKRFQGILNMLRHCQRLREVRGGGLVRYVLM, encoded by the exons ATGGCTGACCTGGAAGAAATCTGCCAACACTTTCAGAATAAACTCTCATCCTTACAGTGCATGCTGGATTTGTCTGCTGCTG ATTTGCCCCAGCAGAAGATAAAGAAACTGGGACAAGAAGTATTGGGACTAGGAAGAATTCTGGAGGagtttgaaaaatgtgtcaatCAGCAGAAAGAGCAACTAAAGCAGCTAAAG GAACTTGAGAAGTTATTTCAAAATGATCTGGAGAGTGTTCAGCACATGAAGGACAACTTTCCCGCACACATTCCTAAAAGGAAAAGTCCTGTCAA GGACAACAAGCCAGCAGATGATCAGCAAGCCCAGGCCGAAAAGACTAAGAAGATCAGCAGGAACTTAGTGAAAGAGTTGGATTATATCACTATACAGGAATATGAGAGCATCCCTCA ttacATGAAAGGACGTGTTTCATATGAGCAGCTCAATGCTGTGGTGGAAGGCATTAACACTTCTGTAGCAGCCAAGTATAGGATCCTCTGTCAGCCACTGAAGGCTCTTAATAATCATTCACGCAAGTTGCAGCAGCTCTTCAAGGACCAGGAAACCAAAGATACAAAAG GACAGTTTTTTGTCGTGGAGGAGGACATGCGTGAATTCACCCAGATGAAAGTGGACAAACGCTTTCAGGGGATTCTGAACATGCTGCGACATTGTCAGCGTCTCCGTGAGGTCAGAGGGGGCGGACTGGTCCGTTACGTGTTGATGTGA
- the LOC116708897 gene encoding zinc finger protein 609-like produces MSLSSSPAGGKGVDSNAVDTYDSGDEWDIGVGNLIIDLDADLEKDKLEMSSSKEGGGMAAPPGAVAALPDNIKFVSPVAAMQSKDGKSKSKRSKNSKESGKTTDGTKKEAQSRAQGDMAPQNTNSTLTKGTDKSGKASRIPPAIKKDKDVACGKTKKEKIEAVATRMVNTEKESGVAVLPLGAPRNSSFENQQNPELNPVDQFGNLALDPAGIGQAVAMMTEQEEVDDADCRNLKKVVSNEKMESPFSTCAPPPLHLLGPPANRSDISSPCEQIMVRTRSVAVNTAEAALATEPECLGPCEPGTSVNLEGIVWQETEDGMLVVNVTWRNKTYVGTLLDCTRHDWAPPRFCESPTSDMEMRSGRGRGKRMRPSTNTPLNDHSNSSDSKGSGSKTRGAAATSKGRRGVVVGCGEDAKASPSSAKRKTKPVSDMEPTSSSEDSKASKRMRTNSSGVGTLVPVGKTEALAPPQLERTCPSPVLIDCPHPNCNKKYKHINGLKYHQARAHNDHDVRLDQDGDSEYGDDSVLQHDPTSCNGAAFSPARSNTPKGRGFDVPSPSSGKQTLKGKKKAGDGEPEATDGGEEGGCLTDEASNDGVDDRKARRMSVNSKPDKSSQKSAKMGRPLPLGVASSYSPQAPSPALSSVVQSVPSSPQLKNSQTKPSPLSDPSCSPTLGKDKKKKDKKKRDSWKEEDSPVAMNKIGRLEEGKSPYSETTDSLLNGCMEAHQSRLASIKAEADKVYSFSDNAPSPSIGVASRIEAGLATPLHQNQNGADNVSVKTSSPAYSDISDAGEDGEGKAEGVKVKPDPDQGPREGAKKTLFPSQAPSKESPYYPNYDSYYSPSYPNPSPGAVPGATAHMEATQVKVKKEEDLEVVEEGKLKVEPPEERKAELGPQQPSVIQPRSNMYSQPLYYNQYYVAPYSYASDPAYHNHLLASNPAYRQQYEERQRQSDKKLEGKDRDSIGRDEWKQKTSGPPSVSGAPGLTDLGSKGLVTPAKSKDPAAASEQAKSVIMAKGEEMKLPSTQAEGLKVKLHETSHHGKEEAKPGIELSRPTGVDSTMWYRQEPDSRLWPYVYPSKYSEAARQQEEERWKDERERERKAKEDRPRVKESLQKDEVKEGVEGRTLLPPEEHQGAGKEVRVPHMQFASPLAQHQGYMSYMQGPYGYSQGYDPSHPGYRGMPAVMMQNYPASYLQAGYPFSSYGGKVAGGEDGEKPSRSSPTVKPPSEAKALDLLQQHASQYKSKSPSVQDNKTAQERERDWERDRDREREGARPRSSPSHRVIPPHHHLGYPLLSGQYDLSYAAGLSSSAIVASQQASAPSMYPPPRR; encoded by the exons ATGTCCCTCAGCAGCAGCCCTGCAGGTGGGAAAGGTGTGGACTCCAATGCGGTGGACACTTACGACAGTGGTGACGAGTGGGATATTGGTGTTGGGAATCTGATCATTGACCTGGATGCTGATTTAGAAAAGGACAAGTTAGAGATGTCAAGCAGTAAGGAAGGAGGGGGCATGGCTGCCCCTCCAGGTGCTGTAGCTGCTTTACCTGACAACATAAAGTTTGTCAGTCCTGTTGCTGCCATGCAGAGCAAAGATGGCAAGTCCAAATCGAAGCGCAGTAAAAACTCCAAAGAAAGTGGAAAGACTACAGATGGAACTAAGAAGGAGGCCCAAAGCAGGGCCCAGGGAGACATGGCACCCCAGAACACTAACTCTACCCTAACTAAGGGGACTGATAAGTCTGGTAAAGCCTCTCGTATTCCCCCTGCtataaaaaaggacaaagatGTGGCATGCggaaaaactaaaaaggagaaaatagaAGCTGTAGCGACAAGAATGGTCAACACTGAGAAGGAGTCTGGTGTTGCTGTTCTGCCTCTTGGAGCCCCTCGTAACAGCTCCTTCGAGAATCAACAAAACCCAGAGTTAAACCCTGTCGACCAGTTTGGGAACCTGGCATTGGACCCTGCAGGGATTGGCCAGGCTGTCGCCATGATGACAGAGCAGGAGGAGGTAGATGACGCAGACTGCCGAAATCTGAAGAAAGTTGTCAGTAATGAGAAG ATGGAATCTCCCTTTTCCACCtgtgctcctcctcctcttcacctCCTCGGTCCTCCTGCTAACAGGAGCGACATCTCGTCCCCTTGTGAGCAAATCATGGTTCGCACGCGCTCCGTTGCAGTGAACACAGCAGAAGCAGCTCTGGCCACTGAGCCGGAATGTCTGGGACCCTGTGAGCCTGGCACAAGCGTCAACCTGGAAGGAATTGTGTGGCAGGAGACCGAAGATG GGATGCTAGTGGTTAATGTCACCTGGAGGAACAAGACATATGTTGGGACCCTTCTGGACTGCACAAGACACGACTGGGCCCCGCCGAG GTTTTGTGAGTCCCCCACCAGTGACATGGAGATGCGAAGTGGCCGTGGGCGGGGAAAAAGGATGCGTCCCAGCACCAACACGCCTTTGAATGACCACAGCAACTCATCAGACAGCAAAGGCAGTGGGAGCAAGACTCGTGGAGCTGCTGCAACCAGCAAAGGGCGACGGGGTGTGGTGGTGGGTTGTGGTGAAGATGCAAAGGCCAGCCCATCCTCTGCCAAGAGGAAAACTAAACCTGTGTCTGACATGGAACCTACCTCCAGCTCTGAGGACTCTAAAGCCTCAAAGCGCATGAGAACCAACTCTTCTGGTGTGGGGACCCTGGTCCCTGTTGGGAAAACAGAAGCCCTGGCCCCCCCACAACTGGAGCGGACTTGTCCTTCTCCTGTACTTATCGACTGCCCCCATCCCAACTGCAACaagaaatacaaacacattaaCGGGCTGAAGTACCACCAGGCTCGTGCCCATAATGACCACGATGTACGACTGGACCAGGATGGGGACAGTGAATATGGGGATGACTCTGTACTCCAGCATGACCCAACTTCCTGTAATGGTGCTGCGTTCTCTCCTGCCCGCTCCAATACTCCCAAAGGACGAGGCTTCGATGTCCCTTCTCCCTCGTCAGGAAAGCAGACAttgaagggaaaaaagaagGCAGGGGACGGGGAGCCTGAGGCCACCGACGGCGGTGAGGAGGGGGGATGTTTAACCGATGAGGCCAGCAATGATGGAGTGGATGACAGAAAGGCCAGAAGAATGTCAGTAAACAGCAAACCTGATAAATCAAGTCAGAAAAGTGCGAAGATGGGCCGGCCTTTGCCCCTTGGTGTTGCATCATCATACTCTCCCCAGGCACCGTCTCCGGCATTGAGCTCAGTGGTACAGTCTGTACCCAGCAGCCCCCAGCTGAAAAACAGCCAAACTAAACCCTCTCCACTCTCTGACCCTTCCTGCAGCCCCACCCTcgggaaagacaagaaaaagaaagacaagaagaagAGGGACAGTTGGAAGGAGGAGGATAGTCCTGTAGCAATGAACAAGATAGGGCGGCTGGAGGAGGGAAAAAGTCCGTATTCCGAGACAACAGATAGTTTGCTTAATGGCTGCATGGAAGCTCACCAGAGCCGTTTGGCAAGCATCAAAGCTGAGGCTGACAAGGTCTACAGTTTTTCCGACAATGCTCCAAGTCCGTCCATCGGCGTTGCAAGCAGGATAGAGGCTGGCTTAGCAACACCATtgcaccagaaccagaacggTGCTGACAATGTGTCTGTGAAGACCAGCAGCCCCGCTTACTCTGACATCTCTGATGCAGGCGAAGATGGAGAAGGGAAGGCAGAGGGCGTGAAGGTCAAACCAGATCCTGATCAGGGGCCACGCGAAGGTGCCAAGAAAACACTGTTCCCTTCTCAGGCTCCCAGTAAGGAGTCGCCATACTACCCCAACTATGactcctactactctccaagCTACCCAAACCCCAGCCCAGGAGCAGTACCAGGAGCAACTGCTCATATGGAGGCAACACAGGTGAAGGTGAAGAAGGAGGAAGACTTGGAGGTGGTAGAGGAGGGCAAACTTAAGGTGGAGCCTCCGGAGGAGAGGAAGGCAGAACTGGGTCCTCAGCAGCCATCAGTCATCCAACCGCGGTCCAACATGTACTCCCAACCTCTGTATTACAACCAATACTATGTGGCCCCCTACTCCTATGCCTCTGATCCTGCCTACCATAATCACCTGCTGGCCTCTAACCCAGCTTACCGTCAGCAATATGAGGAGAGGCAGCGGCAATCTGACAAGAAGCTGGAAGGCAAAGACCGTGACTCCATTGGTAGAGATGAGTGGAAGCAGAAGACCTCAGGCCCCCCTTCAGTCTCTGGCGCCCCTGGCCTCACAGACCTGGGGTCTAAAGGATTGGTCACTCCGGCCAAATCTAAAGatcctgcagcagcttcagaacAGGCCAAGTCGGTCATTATGGCTAAAGGAGAGGAGATGAAGCTCCCCAGCACCCAAGCTGAAGGGCTGAAGGTGAAACTTCATGAAACGAGTCACCATGGGAAAGAAGAGGCCAAACCAGGGATTGAACTAAGCAGACCAACAGGTGTGGACTCCACCATGTGGTACAGACAG GAGCCAGACTCTCGCCTGTGGCCCTACGTGTATCCCAGTAAATACTCAGAAGCTGCAAGgcagcaagaagaagaaaggtgGAAAGATGAGAGGGAGCGAGAGAGGAAGGCCAAGGAGGACAGGCCGCGGGTAAAGGAGAGCCTTCAGAAGGATGAGGTGAAAGAAGGGGTGGAGGGCAGAACGCTGCTGCCCCCAGAGGAGCACCAAGGTGCAGGGAAAGAGGTCCGCGTCCCCCACATGCAGTTCGCCTCCCCGTTGGCCCAGCATCAGGGCTACATGTCCTACATGCAGGGACCTTATGGCTACAGCCAGGGCTATGATCCCAGCCACCCCGGCTACAGAGGCATGCCTGCAGTCATGATGCAGAACTATCCAG CTTCATACCTGCAGGCTGGTTACCCTTTTTCTTCGTATGGAGGGAAAGTGGCAGGAGGGGAGGACGGGGAGAAACCCTCCAGGTCAAGTCCAACTGTGAAACCGCCCAGCGAGGCCAAAGCTCTggacctgctgcagcagcatgcTAGCCAATACAAAAGCAAATCGCCCTCCGTACAAGACAACAAAACGGCGCAGGAACGAGAACGAGACTGGGAACGGGACAGGGACCGTGAGAGAGAGGGCGCTCGGCCTCGGTCTTCTCCTTCACATCGCGTCATTCCTCCCCATCATCACCTGGGATACCCTCTGCTGTCAGGACAGTATGACCTGTCCTACGCTGCGG GCCTCTCCTCTTCAGCCATCGTTGCAAGTCAGCAAGCGTCGGCCCCATCCATGTACCCCCCTCCACGGAGGTGA